Proteins from a genomic interval of Chanos chanos chromosome 3, fChaCha1.1, whole genome shotgun sequence:
- the LOC115807886 gene encoding tubulin alpha chain, testis-specific: MPSDKTVGGGDDSFNTFFSETGAGKHVPRAVFVDLEPTVVDEVRTGTYRQLFHPEQLITGKEDAANNYARGHYTIGKEIVDLVLDRVRKLSDQCTGLQGFLIFHSFGGGTGSGFASLLMERLSVDYGKKSKLEFAIYPAPQVSTAVVEPYNSILTTHTTLEHSDCAFMVDNEAIYDICRRNLDIERPTYTNLNRLIGQIVSSITASLRFDGALNVDLTEFQTNLVPYPRIHFPLVTYAPVISAEKAYHEQLSVAEITNACFEPANQMVKCDPRHGKYMACCMLYRGDVVPKDVNAAIATIKTKRTIQFVDWCPTGFKVGINYQPPTVVPGGDLAKVQRAVCMLSNTTAIAEAWARLDHKFDLMYAKRAFVHWYVGEGMEEGEFSEAREDLAALEKDYEEVGVDSVEGEAEEGEE, encoded by the exons ATGCCAAGTGATAAAACTGTTGGTGGAGGCGATGACTCATTCAACACCTTTTTCAGTGAGACTGGTGCAGGAAAACATGTGCCCAGAGCAGTGTTTGTGGACCTCGAGCCCACAGTTGTTG ATGAAGTTCGTACAGGAACATACAGACAACTGTTTCACCCTGAGCAGCTTATAACAGGAAAAGAGGATGCTGCAAACAACTATGCAAGAGGCCATTACACCATTGGCAAGGAGATTGTAGACTTGGTGTTAGACCGTGTTCGCAAGCTG TCTGACCAGTGCACAGGACTCCAGGGCTTCCTCATCTTCCATAGCTTTGGTGGAGGGACCGGGTCCGGCTTTGCTTCTCTGTTGATGGAGAGGCTGTCAGTGGACTATGGCAAGAAATCCAAACTTGAGTTTGCCATCTACCCTGCACCTCAG GTTTCTACTGCTGTTGTAGAGCCATACAATTCCATCCTCACCACCCACACCACCCTGGAGCACTCTGACTGTGCCTTCATGGTGGACAATGAGGCAATTTATGATATTTGCCGTCGCAATCTAGACATCGAACGCCCTACGTACACCAACCTTAACAGGCTCATTGGCCAGATAGTTTCCTCAATCACTGCGTCCCTTCGCTTTGACGGCGCTCTCAATGTGGATTTGACAGAGTTCCAGACCAACCTGGTCCCTTATCCACGCATCCATTTTCCGCTGGTAACCTACGCCCCAGTCATCTCTGCTGAGAAGGCTTACCACGAGCAGCTGTCAGTTGCAGAGATAACCAATGCCTGCTTTGAGCCTGCCAATCAGATGGTGAAGTGTGACCCTCGTCATGGAAAGTACATGGCCTGTTGCATGCTGTACCGAGGTGATGTTGTTCCCAAGGATGTCAATGCAGCCATTGCCACCATAAAGACCAAGAGAACAATTCAGTTTGTAGACTGGTGTCCAACAGGCTTCAAG GTTGGCATCAACTACCAGCCACCCACTGTGGTCCCAGGGGGTGACCTGGCCAAGGTGCAAAGGGCAGTCTGCATGCTGAGCAACACCACAGCCATTGCTGAAGCCTGGGCCCGTCTGGATCACAAGTTTGATCTGATGTACGCCAAAAGAGCTTTTGTCCACTGGTATGTTGGAGAGGGCATGGAGGAAGGAGAGTTCTCTGAAGCCCGAGAAGATCTGGCTGCACTGGAGAAAGATTACGAGGAGGTGGGAGTTGATTCAGTGGAGGGTGAAGCCGAGGAAGGAGAGGAGTAG
- the vps37bb gene encoding VPS37B subunit of ESCRT-I b — protein sequence MGEIPEIANKFSSYSVTQLNELLEDDDKLNKIVSETDKIQEVQQTKEMTLASNRSLAEQNLSLQPALDQQRILLTKRYMCLQELFEAYQFRKSTFDCNSQNSSLDTLLALLQAEGAKIEEETENMADLFLEGQLSLDSFIDEYQSKRKLAHLRRVKIDKLEDVVLRGLQLPCAPVTKPQEGHVSPTQPTNGTPVPAPRRTRHSPPLSQQTSQTALLPYPAIP from the exons ATGGGAGAAATACCTGAAATTGCAAATAAATTCAGCTCTTACTCTGTGACACAACTAAACGAGTTGCTTGAAGATGATGACAAGCTCAATAAAATTGTCAGTGAAACGGATAAG ATACAGGAAGTCCAGCAGACTAAGGAAATGACACTTGCCAGTAACCGCAGCCTTGCAGAACAGAACCTCAGCCTTCAACCTGCACTGGATCAACAGAGGATCCTGTTAACCAAGCGATACATGTGTCTGCAGGAGCTCTTTGAGGCCTACCAGTTCCGCAAGTCCACTTTTG aTTGTAATTCACAAAACAGCTCACTGGATACTCTCTTAGCACTTCTACAAGCTGAAGGAGCAAAAATTGAAGAAGAGACTGAG AATATGGCAGATTTATTCCTGGAAGGGCAACTGTCTCTGGACTCTTTCATTGATGAATACCAGAGCAAGAGGAAGCTAGCCCATCTGCGTCGCGTGAAGATCGACAAACTGGAGGATGTGGTGCTGAGAGGCCTCCAGCTACCCTGTGCCCCTGTTACCAAGCCTCAGGAAGGTCACGTGTCACCTACCCAGCCTACCAACGGTACCCCTGTACCTGCCCCCAGGAGAACACGACATTCGCCTCCTCTGTCACAACAAACGTCTCAAACGGCACTTTTACCCTATCCGGCGATCCCATAG